The Desmonostoc muscorum LEGE 12446 genome includes a region encoding these proteins:
- a CDS encoding GNAT family N-acetyltransferase has protein sequence MSLDIRVASGDDLPLLVQLYAQMDGESPLSMNSAAEIWNAIAEVPNYHIYLAFQNQEPVGTFSLLYLPTMMHREYHKFAVLDAVTVIPTARGRGIGTQMMKAALKLSAEAGCYKVTLSSNLKRHRAHQFYQALGFEQHGWSFKCVVQPSYQINN, from the coding sequence ATGAGTCTTGATATCCGCGTTGCGAGTGGTGACGATCTGCCGCTGCTGGTTCAGCTTTATGCACAGATGGATGGCGAGTCACCCTTGTCGATGAATAGTGCAGCAGAAATTTGGAATGCGATCGCAGAAGTTCCAAACTATCACATTTATCTTGCCTTCCAGAATCAAGAACCTGTTGGCACTTTTAGCCTGCTTTATCTTCCCACAATGATGCATCGGGAATATCACAAATTTGCAGTTTTAGATGCTGTAACTGTGATTCCTACAGCTCGGGGTCGGGGAATTGGTACACAAATGATGAAAGCGGCACTCAAACTCAGTGCCGAGGCGGGGTGTTATAAAGTTACGCTGTCTTCAAATTTGAAACGGCATCGCGCTCACCAATTCTATCAAGCACTGGGATTCGAGCAACATGGCTGGAGTTTTAAGTGCGTAGTACAGCCAAGTTACCAAATTAACAATTGA
- the phnG gene encoding phosphonate C-P lyase system protein PhnG, with translation MTQRQTWMNTLAKAELKQLEELVNKLGTLPGYSFLRSPEIGLAMVRGRAGGTGEPFNLGEITMTRCVVQLERRSDETIVGFGYVAGRSHRHAELAALCDALLQSPQWCDRIQAEVIQPLQTTSREQQELKQRQTAATKVNFFTMVRGEG, from the coding sequence ATGACCCAGCGACAAACATGGATGAATACACTAGCTAAAGCTGAACTCAAGCAGCTAGAGGAACTGGTGAATAAATTAGGTACATTACCTGGCTATAGCTTTTTACGTTCTCCAGAGATTGGTTTAGCAATGGTTCGGGGACGCGCTGGGGGTACAGGAGAGCCATTTAACTTAGGAGAAATTACCATGACTCGCTGTGTGGTGCAACTAGAGAGGCGATCAGATGAGACGATTGTCGGTTTTGGATATGTCGCAGGGCGATCGCACCGTCATGCAGAACTAGCCGCCTTGTGTGATGCCTTATTGCAAAGCCCCCAATGGTGCGATCGAATTCAAGCTGAGGTAATTCAACCCCTGCAAACAACAAGCCGAGAGCAACAAGAACTCAAACAGCGCCAAACTGCCGCCACCAAGGTTAACTTTTTCACGATGGTGAGGGGGGAAGGGTGA
- the phnH gene encoding phosphonate C-P lyase system protein PhnH: MTKVTHLPGFEDSVHDAQRTFRSLLDANARPGTPYPITASMTVPSGLTLACAAACLTLLDLDVQVWLQPSFASSATPHSPLPTPHSFFRDWLLFHTGCRFTQQPGEADFALIGDLAALPELSDFSWGTAEQPEASTTLLVQVESWEKGQPVMLTGPGILHHKEIAPQVPRHFWDFWVKNHQAYPQGVDVFLFTENAVMGLPRTAKPEVCYES; the protein is encoded by the coding sequence ATGACAAAAGTTACCCATTTACCAGGTTTTGAAGATTCGGTTCATGATGCCCAGCGGACATTTCGATCGCTACTTGATGCGAATGCGCGGCCGGGAACACCATACCCGATAACTGCTAGTATGACTGTGCCTTCAGGTTTAACGCTTGCCTGTGCGGCAGCTTGTTTGACATTACTGGATTTAGATGTTCAGGTGTGGCTTCAACCGAGTTTTGCTTCTTCAGCCACTCCCCACTCTCCACTCCCCACTCCCCATTCCTTTTTCAGGGATTGGTTGCTGTTTCACACTGGTTGTCGCTTCACCCAGCAACCTGGGGAGGCTGACTTTGCCCTGATTGGAGATTTGGCCGCATTGCCGGAATTGTCTGATTTTAGCTGGGGTACAGCAGAACAACCCGAAGCTTCGACAACGCTACTGGTACAAGTGGAAAGTTGGGAAAAAGGACAACCTGTAATGCTGACAGGGCCAGGAATTTTGCATCACAAAGAAATTGCTCCTCAAGTCCCTCGCCATTTTTGGGATTTCTGGGTGAAGAATCACCAAGCTTATCCCCAGGGTGTAGATGTATTTTTATTTACAGAAAATGCAGTTATGGGACTACCTCGCACGGCAAAACCTGAGGTCTGTTATGAGTCTTGA
- a CDS encoding carbon-phosphorus lyase complex subunit PhnI translates to MPYVAVKGGEQAIENAETLLRSKRRGDPAIPELTLDQIEQQLTLAVERVMCEGNLYDRELAALAIKQSWGDLVEAIFLLRAYRTTLPRLYYSQPLDTSKMQIQRRISSIFKDVPGGQSLGPTFDYIHRLLDFKLMAEGEVPAAAEAEAITEPVPRVIDTLDREGLMQGEMGEIREQEEQANNYSPSSPSSPSSPQPSDLTRQPLSFPAKRDARLQNLARADEGFLLSLAYSTQRGYGRNHPFAGEIRMGEVEVVICPEELGFEVAIADITITEVQMVNQFKGSKELLAQFTRGYGLTFGYNERKAMSMALVDRAMRSEELGETIQGPAQNVEFVLSHSDNVEAQGFVQHLKLPHYIDFQAELNLVRKMRKQQVNTQSSPELIPENHQA, encoded by the coding sequence ATGCCCTATGTTGCAGTCAAAGGTGGTGAACAGGCAATTGAGAACGCAGAAACGCTGCTTAGGAGTAAACGCCGGGGCGATCCTGCTATTCCTGAACTGACGCTAGATCAGATTGAACAACAGCTGACTTTAGCTGTAGAACGGGTGATGTGTGAAGGCAACTTATATGACCGAGAGTTAGCAGCCCTTGCTATTAAACAATCCTGGGGTGATTTAGTCGAGGCGATTTTCTTGTTACGAGCGTATCGTACAACACTGCCACGTTTGTACTATAGCCAGCCACTAGACACCAGCAAAATGCAAATACAACGGCGGATTTCCTCCATTTTTAAGGATGTTCCAGGAGGACAGAGTTTAGGCCCCACCTTTGACTACATCCATCGCCTGCTGGACTTTAAGCTGATGGCAGAGGGAGAAGTTCCCGCAGCAGCAGAAGCAGAGGCAATTACTGAACCAGTTCCCCGCGTGATTGATACTTTGGATCGGGAGGGATTGATGCAGGGGGAGATGGGGGAGATAAGGGAGCAGGAGGAGCAAGCAAACAATTATTCTCCCTCATCCCCCTCATCCCCCTCATCCCCCCAACCTTCTGACTTGACGCGTCAACCCCTAAGTTTTCCGGCAAAAAGGGATGCCAGACTCCAGAATTTGGCGCGTGCGGATGAGGGTTTTTTACTATCTTTGGCATACTCGACTCAACGAGGTTATGGCAGAAATCATCCTTTTGCTGGAGAAATTCGCATGGGGGAAGTGGAGGTGGTGATTTGCCCAGAGGAATTGGGGTTTGAAGTGGCGATCGCTGATATTACTATTACTGAAGTGCAGATGGTAAATCAATTTAAAGGTAGTAAGGAATTACTTGCTCAGTTCACCCGTGGCTATGGGCTGACTTTTGGTTATAACGAACGCAAAGCTATGTCAATGGCTTTGGTAGATAGGGCGATGCGATCTGAGGAATTGGGTGAAACAATCCAAGGCCCAGCCCAAAACGTTGAGTTTGTACTTTCTCACTCAGACAACGTTGAAGCACAGGGGTTTGTTCAACATCTCAAACTTCCTCACTACATTGATTTTCAAGCAGAGTTAAATCTAGTGCGA